In a single window of the Pelagibacterium sp. 26DY04 genome:
- the cobN gene encoding cobaltochelatase subunit CobN gives MHLLAAQAGALQQEGEAIDLAQTPGAFAFASSADSELAMLAAAADRAGEEGLRLANLMRLTHNFSVDLWCEDTLSHASLIVIRLIGGAAYWPYGCDEIEMLARRKGIALAFLPGDGNPDPVLLGRSTIAEADWHGLHRLFLAGGPDNADSILAVFRALAEGRPVPEMAKAFPAFGFWDRQRGIVPSLDAIEISSPTVPHQEPSSPLEGEGTGVRGAQRRLRAQSERGALVPILFYRAVLEGAGTATLEALIDGLEAQGLVPVPMVISSLKASDCARFVREALGQLQPAAVFNLTGFALGVNDLTPEANPFALTDAPVIQLVQGSRPPVMWEADPRGLTSKDLAMQVVLPEIDGRVGTLIVGHKAEAVWHGRTQCPLTSFTPEPDGVRRAVELAKNYARLQGKAPAERKIGLVLANYPLRDGRLANGVGYDAPQSTVEILQALAGAGYDVGGLPQPAADLAVSAPPSSDRFAATFSHQGRREAELVDALELTKRAPLSPGGRGGGGEGGAELARSGGVGVFGSGTALIEHLQTGPTNARPQHGTSDAVMPLERYKQLFADLHPCITQDVPARWGEPEADPFVRGDAFHLPVKVFGNVAILLQPGRAYDVSQEESFHDPNLVPPHAYIAAYLWLRHEFGIDALIHNGKHGNLEWLPGKANALDTESYPSVLWGQVPHFYPFIVNDPGEGTQAKRRTGATIIDHLVPPLTRAETYGPLKDLEALLDEYYAAMGMDQRRLESLKRKILDFSRDARLDADLKLPEDENAALNQIDNFLCELKESQIRDGLHVFGRSPQGDFERDLLVAFARVPRGDGKGGDGSLIRALADDLKLGADPLDLDWAAPWAGPRPDALDNGGVWRTGGDTVERLEALAAELVTGREPEPDWEAARAVLETMETTIRPRLAASGPGEIKALLDGLDGKFVPPGPSGAPTRGRIDTLPTGRNFYSVDNRAIPTQTAWALGQKAADNLLKRHFQDHGAYPQAIAMSVWGTANMRTGGDDIAQALALIGARPVWQGASLSVMGYEIIPLAKLGRPRVDVTLRISGLFRDAFPAQIALFDKAVRAIGALDEPVEDNPIAARMRTDALALMENGASEQDAALRAGHRIFGAAPGGYGVGVGKLVESGKWEDKADLAEAVMASGQYAYGAHAEGIAERALFADRLRGAEAVVHVQDNQEHDLLDSDQYYQFEGGLSAAVETLSGAKPAAYHLDTSRPETPKVRTLEEEVARVMRARVVNPKWIDGMKRHGYRGAFEIVATVDFMFGFAATTGAVKSHHFDMAFAAFVEDEATRDFLMTANRFGYQELIERFSEARERGFWAPRSNSAHALLEDER, from the coding sequence ATGCACCTTCTCGCCGCACAAGCCGGAGCATTGCAGCAAGAGGGCGAGGCCATCGACCTCGCCCAAACGCCGGGGGCGTTCGCCTTTGCCTCTTCGGCCGATAGCGAGCTGGCCATGCTGGCGGCGGCGGCGGACCGGGCCGGCGAGGAGGGTCTGCGGCTGGCCAATCTGATGCGGCTGACGCATAATTTCTCCGTCGATCTCTGGTGCGAGGATACGCTTTCCCACGCCAGCCTGATCGTCATCCGGCTGATCGGCGGGGCAGCTTACTGGCCCTATGGGTGCGACGAGATCGAGATGCTGGCGCGGCGGAAGGGCATCGCGCTGGCGTTTCTGCCAGGCGATGGAAATCCCGATCCTGTGCTGCTGGGGCGCTCCACAATTGCCGAGGCCGATTGGCATGGCCTGCATCGGCTGTTCCTGGCCGGCGGACCGGACAATGCCGATTCGATCCTGGCGGTGTTTCGGGCGCTGGCGGAGGGGAGGCCGGTGCCCGAGATGGCGAAGGCATTCCCCGCGTTCGGGTTTTGGGATCGCCAGCGTGGGATTGTCCCAAGCCTTGATGCAATCGAGATAAGCTCTCCGACAGTCCCCCACCAAGAGCCCTCCTCTCCCCTTGAGGGAGAGGGAACGGGGGTGAGGGGTGCGCAGCGCCGGCTACGAGCCCAATCGGAGCGAGGCGCACTTGTTCCCATCCTCTTCTATCGCGCCGTTCTCGAAGGAGCCGGCACGGCGACGCTCGAGGCGTTGATCGATGGGCTGGAGGCACAGGGTTTGGTGCCGGTGCCGATGGTCATCTCATCGCTCAAGGCATCCGATTGCGCCCGGTTCGTGCGCGAAGCGCTGGGACAATTGCAGCCGGCGGCGGTCTTCAATCTCACCGGTTTCGCGCTGGGGGTGAACGATCTGACCCCGGAGGCCAATCCGTTCGCGCTGACCGACGCGCCGGTGATCCAGCTCGTCCAGGGTTCGCGCCCGCCGGTGATGTGGGAGGCCGATCCGCGCGGGCTGACGAGCAAGGACCTCGCCATGCAGGTCGTATTGCCCGAGATTGACGGGCGGGTGGGGACGCTGATCGTGGGCCACAAGGCGGAAGCCGTGTGGCACGGGCGGACGCAATGCCCGTTGACGTCGTTCACGCCCGAACCCGATGGGGTGCGGCGGGCGGTGGAGCTGGCGAAAAATTATGCGCGGCTGCAGGGAAAGGCTCCGGCGGAGCGCAAGATCGGACTGGTGCTGGCCAATTATCCGTTGCGTGACGGGCGGCTGGCCAATGGCGTGGGGTATGACGCGCCGCAATCGACCGTCGAAATTTTGCAGGCGCTGGCGGGGGCTGGGTATGACGTTGGTGGTCTACCGCAACCGGCGGCTGATTTGGCAGTCTCAGCGCCCCCCTCATCCGACCGCTTCGCGGCCACCTTCTCCCACCAGGGGAGAAGGGAAGCTGAGCTTGTGGACGCTTTGGAGCTGACCAAAAGAGCTCCCCTCTCCCCTGGTGGGAGAGGGGGCGGGGGTGAGGGGGGCGCTGAGCTCGCCAGGAGCGGGGGTGTTGGTGTTTTCGGCTCCGGCACCGCGTTGATCGAACATCTCCAGACAGGTCCGACCAACGCCCGGCCCCAGCATGGCACATCCGACGCGGTGATGCCGCTCGAGCGGTACAAGCAATTGTTTGCTGACCTCCATCCCTGCATCACCCAGGACGTGCCGGCGCGATGGGGGGAGCCGGAGGCCGATCCCTTCGTGCGCGGGGATGCGTTCCATTTGCCGGTCAAGGTATTCGGCAACGTCGCGATCCTGCTCCAGCCGGGGCGGGCTTACGATGTTTCCCAGGAAGAGAGCTTCCACGATCCCAATCTCGTGCCGCCTCACGCCTATATCGCCGCCTATCTGTGGCTGCGGCATGAATTCGGGATCGACGCGCTGATCCACAATGGCAAGCATGGCAATCTCGAATGGCTGCCGGGCAAGGCCAATGCGCTCGATACCGAAAGCTACCCCTCGGTGCTCTGGGGGCAGGTGCCCCATTTCTATCCCTTTATCGTCAACGATCCGGGCGAGGGCACGCAGGCCAAGCGCCGGACGGGTGCCACGATCATAGACCATCTGGTGCCGCCACTGACGCGGGCCGAAACCTATGGGCCGCTCAAGGATCTCGAAGCGCTGCTCGACGAATATTATGCGGCCATGGGGATGGACCAGCGGCGATTGGAAAGTCTCAAACGCAAGATCCTCGACTTTTCCCGCGATGCGCGGCTCGACGCGGATCTGAAACTGCCCGAGGACGAGAATGCGGCGCTCAATCAGATCGACAATTTCCTTTGTGAGCTCAAGGAGTCCCAGATCCGGGACGGGCTGCATGTCTTCGGGCGCTCGCCGCAAGGCGATTTCGAGCGTGACCTTCTGGTCGCCTTTGCCCGCGTGCCGCGCGGGGATGGCAAGGGGGGCGATGGCTCGCTGATCCGGGCGCTGGCCGATGATCTCAAACTCGGTGCCGATCCGCTCGATCTGGACTGGGCCGCCCCATGGGCCGGACCCAGGCCGGACGCGCTCGATAATGGCGGGGTGTGGCGGACCGGTGGAGATACCGTCGAACGGCTGGAAGCGCTGGCGGCGGAGCTGGTGACGGGGCGCGAGCCCGAACCCGATTGGGAGGCGGCCAGAGCCGTGCTGGAGACGATGGAGACGACGATCCGGCCGAGGCTGGCCGCCTCGGGACCGGGCGAGATCAAGGCATTGCTCGACGGGCTGGACGGGAAATTCGTCCCGCCCGGTCCATCGGGAGCGCCGACGCGGGGGCGGATCGACACGCTGCCCACGGGACGCAATTTCTATTCGGTCGACAACCGCGCCATTCCCACCCAGACGGCATGGGCGTTGGGGCAGAAAGCGGCGGACAATCTGCTCAAGCGCCACTTCCAGGATCACGGCGCCTATCCGCAGGCCATCGCCATGAGTGTCTGGGGCACGGCCAATATGCGCACCGGCGGCGACGACATCGCCCAGGCCTTGGCGCTGATCGGGGCGCGGCCCGTCTGGCAGGGCGCTTCGCTCTCGGTCATGGGCTATGAGATCATCCCGCTGGCGAAACTCGGGCGCCCCAGGGTCGATGTGACCTTGCGGATATCAGGGCTGTTCCGCGATGCCTTCCCCGCCCAGATCGCCCTGTTCGACAAGGCGGTGCGGGCCATCGGAGCGCTGGACGAGCCGGTCGAGGACAACCCGATCGCCGCCCGCATGCGCACCGATGCGCTGGCGCTGATGGAGAATGGGGCGTCCGAGCAAGACGCCGCACTGCGCGCCGGACACCGCATCTTCGGAGCCGCCCCAGGCGGCTATGGCGTCGGCGTTGGCAAGCTGGTCGAGAGCGGGAAATGGGAGGATAAGGCCGATCTCGCCGAGGCGGTAATGGCCAGCGGGCAATATGCTTATGGCGCTCATGCCGAGGGGATCGCCGAAAGAGCATTGTTCGCCGACCGGCTGCGTGGGGCCGAAGCGGTAGTGCATGTGCAGGACAATCAAGAGCACGATCTGCTCGATTCCGACCAGTACTACCAGTTCGAGGGCGGCCTTTCTGCGGCGGTCGAGACGCTGTCCGGCGCAAAGCCCGCAGCCTATCATCTCGACACCTCGCGGCCAGAAACACCCAAGGTGCGCACGCTCGAGGAAGAGGTGGCGCGGGTGATGCGGGCGCGGGTGGTCAATCCCAAATGGATCGACGGCATGAAGCGGCATGGCTATCGCGGGGCGTTCGAGATCGTCGCGACCGTCGATTTCATGTTCGGGTTCGCAGCGACCACGGGTGCGGTCAAATCGCACCATTTCGACATGGCCTTCGCCGCCTTTGTCGAGGACGAAGCGACGCGTGATTTCCTTATGACCGCGAACCGGTTCGGATACCAAGAACTGATCGAAAGATTTTCCGAAGCGCGCGAGCGCGGCTTCTGGGCGCCGCGCTCCAATTCCGCCCATGCCCTGCTCGAGGACGAGAGATGA
- the cobO gene encoding cob(I)yrinic acid a,c-diamide adenosyltransferase yields the protein MTDRQPKKTDTMTEAERDAYHAEKMRKKKVARDKLVAANQAEKGLLIVHTGKGKGKSTAAFGMVFRGIAHGFKVGIVQFVKGKWHTGERDILEHFPDQVSINAMGDGFTWDTQDRQRDLAAARQAWDRAKELIADPDYQMVLLDELNICLRYDYLPLDEVIETLKNKPADKHVIVTGRNAKDELIEIADLVTEMTLVKHPFREQGVKAQAGIEF from the coding sequence ATGACCGATCGCCAGCCCAAAAAGACGGACACCATGACCGAGGCGGAGCGCGACGCCTACCATGCCGAAAAGATGCGCAAAAAGAAGGTGGCGCGCGACAAGCTGGTGGCTGCCAATCAGGCCGAAAAGGGTCTGCTGATCGTTCATACCGGCAAGGGCAAGGGCAAGTCGACGGCGGCGTTCGGCATGGTGTTCCGCGGCATCGCCCATGGGTTCAAGGTCGGGATCGTCCAGTTCGTCAAGGGCAAGTGGCACACCGGCGAGCGTGATATTTTGGAGCACTTCCCCGACCAGGTGTCGATCAACGCCATGGGTGACGGGTTCACCTGGGACACCCAGGACCGCCAGCGCGATTTGGCCGCTGCGCGGCAGGCTTGGGACCGGGCCAAGGAGCTGATCGCTGATCCGGACTATCAGATGGTGCTGCTCGACGAGCTCAACATCTGCCTGCGCTACGACTATCTGCCGCTCGATGAGGTGATCGAGACGCTCAAGAACAAGCCGGCCGACAAGCACGTGATCGTGACCGGCCGCAATGCCAAGGACGAGCTGATCGAGATCGCCGACCTCGTGACCGAGATGACGCTGGTCAAGCATCCCTTCCGAGAGCAGGGGGTGAAGGCTCAGGCGGGGATTGAGTTTTAG
- a CDS encoding LacI family DNA-binding transcriptional regulator codes for MKRPSIGDVARHAGVSTATVSRALNAPETVTEKTRRKVTEAVEALHYVQSETARNFKKQRANAVLVVANDIGNIYYSEIFRGIQRRAEASNYSITITNPSPGGTQELILSNLRTAKVDGVIILSGHEIADHDLALLKKLYAGTPPIVAMSEERGLMRVPHILIDNERAGYIAGRHLIEMGHTRIGHAYGPHRTPVRRARANGLRRAMGEAGVAINDTWFFEGGFNAIGGRAAAQSFLSLKDKPTAIFVANDEAAMGFISQLHRYGVSVPGDLSVMGFDDIVLADTYVPGLTTVHQPKEEMGRHAMTLVLDIIEGRTRADLPIIELPVHLVPRDSVARIA; via the coding sequence GTGAAAAGACCATCGATCGGGGACGTGGCGCGTCATGCCGGCGTTTCGACAGCGACCGTGTCGCGGGCCTTGAACGCGCCCGAGACGGTGACCGAAAAGACGCGCCGCAAGGTGACTGAAGCCGTCGAAGCGCTGCACTACGTGCAGTCCGAAACCGCCCGCAATTTCAAAAAGCAGCGCGCCAATGCGGTACTGGTCGTCGCCAACGATATCGGCAACATCTATTATTCGGAGATCTTCAGGGGCATTCAGCGCCGGGCCGAGGCGTCGAACTATTCGATCACCATCACCAACCCCAGCCCCGGCGGCACCCAGGAACTGATCCTTTCCAATCTGCGCACCGCCAAGGTGGACGGGGTGATCATCCTTTCCGGCCATGAAATCGCCGATCACGATCTTGCGCTGCTCAAGAAGCTCTATGCCGGAACGCCGCCGATCGTCGCCATGAGCGAGGAGCGCGGGCTTATGCGCGTGCCTCACATCCTGATCGACAACGAGCGGGCCGGCTATATCGCGGGCCGGCATCTGATCGAGATGGGGCATACAAGGATCGGGCACGCCTATGGTCCGCACCGGACGCCGGTGCGGCGGGCGCGCGCCAACGGGCTGCGCCGGGCTATGGGAGAAGCCGGAGTTGCGATCAACGACACATGGTTTTTCGAAGGGGGGTTCAATGCCATCGGCGGACGGGCCGCCGCGCAGAGCTTTCTTTCGCTCAAGGACAAGCCGACGGCGATTTTTGTCGCCAATGACGAGGCGGCCATGGGGTTCATTTCACAACTGCATCGCTATGGGGTCTCGGTGCCGGGCGATCTGTCGGTGATGGGGTTCGATGACATCGTTCTCGCCGACACCTATGTGCCGGGACTGACCACGGTGCACCAACCCAAGGAGGAGATGGGCCGCCACGCCATGACCCTGGTGCTCGACATCATCGAAGGACGGACGCGGGCCGACCTGCCGATCATCGAGCTGCCGGTGCATCTGGTGCCACGCGATTCAGTGGCGCGGATCGCGTAA
- a CDS encoding cobalamin biosynthesis protein: MKTPLVFSISPRGDEIARHVAQLLGAPVHLCGAGREDAAPLVVAAYAQGAPIVGVCAAGVLIRLLGTDLGDKVSEPPVLAVSADGKVAVPLLGSHRGANALARWIADGFRGFAAVTSLSDTLYEFSLDDPPPGYVVADPKAMRPLMAALLKGEKLRVEGRSGWLELAGYPVSDEGSQLLRLSESPRQGPGLLVHPQTVVVGLGCTSKAVAPDVIGLVETVLADADIAPGAVAALATIDSHVKTGALIEAAEHFGVPLRVFTRREIERERKRLETPSAAVEAATGLAGVCEAVALKAGTLIEPKRIAGNVTCALGKADTPIDISRFGKAAR; encoded by the coding sequence TTGAAGACCCCGCTCGTATTTTCCATCTCCCCGCGCGGCGACGAGATTGCCCGGCATGTGGCGCAATTGCTGGGTGCGCCGGTGCATCTGTGCGGCGCGGGCCGTGAGGACGCCGCTCCCCTGGTGGTTGCCGCTTACGCGCAGGGCGCGCCGATCGTCGGGGTTTGCGCCGCTGGCGTACTGATCCGGTTGCTGGGGACGGATCTGGGCGACAAGGTATCCGAGCCGCCGGTGCTGGCGGTTTCCGCCGACGGCAAGGTGGCCGTCCCCCTTCTGGGCAGCCATCGCGGCGCCAATGCATTGGCCCGCTGGATCGCCGATGGGTTCCGCGGCTTTGCGGCGGTCACGTCCCTTTCCGATACGCTTTACGAATTTTCCCTCGACGACCCGCCGCCCGGCTATGTGGTGGCCGACCCCAAGGCGATGCGGCCGCTGATGGCGGCGCTGCTCAAGGGCGAAAAACTCCGGGTCGAAGGGCGCTCGGGGTGGCTGGAACTCGCCGGATATCCTGTTTCGGACGAAGGCAGCCAGCTCCTGCGGCTGAGCGAGAGCCCAAGGCAAGGACCGGGGCTGCTGGTGCATCCTCAAACCGTCGTGGTCGGCTTGGGGTGTACCAGCAAGGCTGTTGCCCCGGATGTGATCGGGCTGGTCGAAACGGTGCTCGCAGATGCCGACATCGCCCCCGGCGCGGTCGCGGCGCTGGCGACGATCGACAGCCATGTCAAGACGGGCGCACTGATTGAAGCAGCGGAGCATTTCGGCGTGCCGTTGCGTGTCTTCACGCGGCGCGAGATCGAAAGGGAGAGAAAGCGGCTCGAGACGCCATCGGCAGCCGTGGAAGCAGCGACGGGGCTGGCGGGCGTGTGCGAGGCAGTGGCTCTCAAGGCCGGAACGCTGATCGAGCCCAAGCGGATAGCCGGCAACGTCACCTGCGCCCTGGGCAAGGCCGATACCCCGATCGATATCAGCCGGTTCGGAAAAGCTGCCCGATAG
- a CDS encoding cobalt-precorrin-6A reductase, translating to MTTSNDNTDQRRILILGGTGEARELAAALIADGHAVISSLAGRTKAPTLPPGEIRIGGFGGPQGLAAYLDEQAIDLLVDATHPFAASMSANAATAASSANVPLVRLERPAWSRPQGAIWLEVPDMEAAADVLPEDSRVLLTVGRQDLDPFRKRADCTFFARMIEIPADLPPEWTIIAHRGPFTLAQEKAVLTANAITHLVSKNSGGLQVAAKLAAAAQLNVPVIMIARPALPEAETVQTVAQAREAIGQLFRTG from the coding sequence ATGACGACGAGCAACGACAACACCGACCAGCGCCGCATATTGATCCTCGGAGGCACGGGGGAAGCGCGCGAACTCGCCGCCGCGCTGATCGCGGACGGTCATGCCGTCATCAGTTCTCTGGCGGGACGCACCAAAGCCCCCACCCTGCCGCCCGGCGAAATCCGCATCGGCGGGTTCGGCGGTCCGCAGGGCCTGGCCGCCTATCTCGATGAGCAGGCGATCGATCTTCTCGTCGATGCCACCCATCCCTTCGCCGCCAGTATGTCGGCAAACGCCGCTACCGCCGCGTCGTCCGCCAATGTTCCGTTGGTCCGCCTCGAACGGCCGGCATGGTCCAGGCCCCAAGGCGCGATCTGGTTGGAGGTTCCCGACATGGAGGCGGCCGCCGATGTGCTGCCCGAGGACTCCCGGGTATTGCTGACGGTCGGCCGGCAGGATCTCGATCCCTTCCGCAAACGCGCAGACTGCACGTTTTTTGCCCGAATGATCGAAATTCCGGCCGACCTTCCCCCCGAATGGACGATCATCGCCCATCGTGGTCCGTTCACCCTCGCCCAGGAGAAGGCGGTGCTGACCGCCAACGCCATCACGCATCTGGTGAGCAAGAATTCCGGCGGTCTCCAGGTGGCTGCCAAGCTCGCCGCCGCCGCCCAGCTCAACGTTCCGGTGATCATGATCGCCCGCCCGGCGCTGCCCGAAGCCGAAACCGTTCAGACCGTGGCTCAGGCGCGCGAAGCTATCGGGCAGCTTTTCCGAACCGGCTGA
- the cobA gene encoding uroporphyrinogen-III C-methyltransferase, translating to MFGWLRRRFLGQGHFARLDAAHFPAFEPGTVWLVGAGPGAPGLISLLGYHALGQADVIVYDALVGGGLLEMANPSAERIYAGKRGGKPSPKQADITLRLVELARGGKKVLRLKGGDPMMFGRGGEEAETLAREGIAFRIVPGITAGVGGLAYAGIPVTHRDTNQAVIFLTGHDEKGGVPQGVDWQAVATAAPVIVMYMAVKHLGSIAEKLIAAGRDPDDRVAIVSNAASPDQSVLEATLAQAGALGERQDIPTPAIVVLGPVSRYREAFDWYRDELKENTLG from the coding sequence ATGTTTGGATGGCTGCGGCGCAGGTTTTTGGGCCAAGGGCACTTCGCCCGGCTCGATGCCGCCCATTTTCCCGCTTTCGAGCCGGGCACGGTCTGGCTGGTGGGGGCAGGACCAGGTGCGCCGGGACTGATATCGCTGCTCGGCTATCACGCGCTGGGGCAGGCGGATGTGATCGTCTATGACGCGCTGGTCGGGGGCGGTTTGCTGGAAATGGCCAACCCTTCTGCCGAAAGGATCTATGCCGGCAAGCGTGGCGGCAAGCCCTCGCCCAAACAGGCCGACATCACCCTGAGGCTGGTCGAGCTGGCGCGGGGCGGCAAGAAAGTGCTGCGTTTGAAGGGCGGCGATCCGATGATGTTCGGACGCGGCGGAGAGGAAGCCGAGACACTGGCGCGCGAGGGAATCGCGTTCCGGATCGTTCCCGGTATCACCGCTGGCGTGGGTGGGCTGGCTTATGCCGGGATTCCCGTCACCCATCGCGACACCAATCAGGCCGTGATCTTTTTGACGGGGCACGACGAGAAGGGCGGTGTGCCCCAGGGCGTGGACTGGCAGGCGGTGGCGACGGCTGCCCCGGTGATCGTCATGTATATGGCGGTCAAGCATTTGGGCTCGATCGCCGAAAAGCTGATCGCGGCGGGACGTGATCCGGACGATAGGGTGGCGATCGTTTCCAATGCGGCTTCGCCCGACCAATCGGTGCTCGAGGCCACGCTGGCCCAAGCGGGGGCGCTGGGGGAACGGCAGGATATTCCCACGCCCGCCATCGTCGTACTCGGCCCGGTGTCGCGATACCGGGAGGCGTTCGACTGGTATCGTGATGAACTCAAGGAGAACACCCTTGGCTGA
- a CDS encoding cobyrinate a,c-diamide synthase, with product MNSRRTPLAEPRGLIIAAPRSGSGKTAITLGLARALANSGYRVAPAKTGPDYIDPAFLALAAGSAAINLDPWAMDAATLRGRAWAHAEGYDTLLVEGVMGLFDSAVDGTGSTGDLAATLGLPVVLVVDCDKQAQSVAALVSGFAGWREDVRVAGVILNKVASDRHETMLREALARTGLPCLGAIPRRADLVLPERHLGLILPGDVDGIEGYVERMAAVLNTHVDFRLLGAIAEPVVEAPAVPSLPPLGQRIAIAHDAAFAFVYPHLLGHWHEAGASLSFFSPLADEAPEGDADAVFLPGGYPELHGGTLGAAERFKAGLRAAAGRGALVYGECGGFMVLGETLVDREGVNHAMAGLLPVETRIDRPQRVLGYRRLSHASPLPWPEKLLGHEFHYSSHAPFDLPPLFAATDALGEPLAPMGARVGNVMGSYAHVIEGARP from the coding sequence ATGAACTCAAGGAGAACACCCTTGGCTGAGCCGCGCGGGCTGATTATTGCCGCGCCGCGTTCGGGCTCGGGCAAGACGGCGATAACGCTGGGGCTGGCGCGCGCGCTGGCCAATTCCGGCTATCGCGTGGCGCCGGCCAAGACCGGGCCGGATTATATCGATCCGGCCTTTCTGGCCCTCGCGGCGGGGTCAGCGGCGATCAATCTCGACCCCTGGGCCATGGATGCGGCAACGCTGCGTGGCCGGGCCTGGGCGCACGCCGAGGGCTACGACACGCTGCTTGTCGAAGGGGTGATGGGGCTGTTCGACAGCGCCGTGGATGGCACGGGATCGACCGGAGATCTGGCGGCGACGCTGGGATTGCCGGTGGTTCTGGTGGTCGATTGCGACAAGCAGGCGCAGTCGGTGGCGGCGCTGGTTTCGGGCTTTGCCGGGTGGCGCGAGGACGTGCGGGTGGCCGGAGTGATCCTCAATAAAGTAGCCTCGGACCGGCATGAAACCATGTTGCGCGAGGCGCTGGCCAGGACCGGATTGCCATGCCTGGGAGCGATTCCGCGGCGGGCAGACCTTGTGCTGCCCGAGCGGCATCTGGGGCTGATTCTGCCCGGCGATGTTGATGGTATTGAAGGCTATGTCGAGCGCATGGCTGCGGTATTGAACACCCATGTTGATTTTCGCCTGCTCGGGGCCATCGCCGAGCCGGTTGTCGAGGCTCCAGCGGTGCCGAGTTTGCCCCCTTTGGGGCAGCGGATCGCCATCGCCCATGACGCCGCTTTCGCTTTCGTCTATCCGCATCTGCTCGGGCATTGGCACGAGGCTGGCGCCAGCCTTTCGTTCTTTTCGCCGCTGGCCGATGAGGCGCCGGAGGGCGATGCGGATGCGGTGTTCCTGCCGGGGGGGTATCCGGAGCTGCATGGGGGGACGCTGGGGGCGGCGGAGCGGTTCAAGGCGGGGCTGCGCGCGGCTGCCGGACGCGGGGCGCTCGTCTATGGCGAGTGCGGCGGGTTCATGGTGCTGGGCGAGACGCTGGTCGACCGCGAAGGGGTGAACCATGCCATGGCCGGACTGCTGCCGGTCGAAACGCGCATCGACAGGCCCCAGCGGGTGCTGGGGTATCGGCGGCTTAGCCATGCCTCTCCGCTGCCCTGGCCCGAAAAACTGCTGGGGCATGAGTTCCACTATTCCAGCCACGCGCCTTTCGACCTGCCGCCGCTGTTTGCGGCCACCGATGCGCTGGGCGAGCCGTTGGCGCCGATGGGCGCGCGGGTGGGAAATGTCATGGGATCGTATGCGCATGTGATCGAGGGGGCGCGGCCATGA